The sequence below is a genomic window from bacterium.
AAACGCAGATGGTTTATTTCTGTCATGACCGTACTGATCTTCGGATCGTGGTACGGATTTGTAAGCTGCCAGACCAACCGGCCTAAAAACATCAAAGTGCTTGATGAACTGAAGGACGCCACCATCGAAGAGATCAAAGAATCCATGCGCTTATACACCCTTTCTATGGGCGTCGAATGCGACTATTGCCACAATAAGGATGATTATGCGAGCGATGAAAAAAAGGAAAAAAATATTTCGCGCGATATGATGCGCATGGTCCGGGCGCTCAACGAAAGTACATTTAAAAACGCCAAAGAAAGTGTTACTTGTTATACATGCCACCGCGGCGCCGTAAAGTTAAAAAACATTCCGCCCGGACTGTAAATTCCAGATCCGATCATTTGTCAAAAAGTTGTAAAATCGTTTTCCGCTTTTCCGATTTCGCTTGACTTTCCACCCGTTTTACCTAATTTGAATTATAGGTACAGTACTTAAAGTAAAGACTTAACCATCGCATGATGCGGACTTTTTTACATACGGCATTTTCCAAAGCGTTGATATTAACGTATATCTTCATCGGATATCTCGCTATTACGACGACGGATACGCCGCAGTGTGTGATCTACGCCCAACATGTGATGCAGACCGACCCGACGACTGTCCCTTCATCGGTCACCATCAAGGTCTTTGCGGCACGCCACATACAGCCTGAAAAACAATCACGCTCAATAGCTTACGTCAGTCTTTTTGATTTCGTTATACCGCCGGCATGCGCAACGCTCTTACGTGTTGTTAAATCAACGCATTTAACGACGTACAACGGATTTTCCATAGAGCAGCCCGCCAGAGCCCCGCCCATCGCATAATTATTTCCTAAAACCAGCAGTACACAAAACAATCGCTTTTAAAGTGTGTGCATTCGTGTGTTCGCGATAAGCGACTACACCAATCGACATATTTTAATCGGAGGATATTACCTCATCCGAAAAAAGCCTTTGTGTACCGTATTTCATCATCTTTAAAAACACATAAGGAAAGATTATGTCAAACGCAGCTTCAACCCCCAAAACAGGTTATATCGCATTCGGTATTTATGTAGGCATCGTTGTTCTCGGTGTCGTGTCTTTTTGGATATTTGCTTTGACACGCTGACAAACTCAATGATAATCACATATTGCACGCGATCGTACGCCAATATCTTTTTGACGTACCAATAATCGTGTGCTCATTAAGCCACGAAAGTTCTATATGAAAACGCATACACAACTTACATCGGAAACCAAACCCAAAAGGGATTATTTATTTATTTCACTTATGGCTTTGATCGGCCTAGGTATTCTCTCATTTATTTTACGTTTAGCCGGATTGATTTGATCAACCGCTACATAATACATGAATCATTTTATCAGGAGAAGAGTGTATGTCTGAGGAATCCAAAGTGAACCGTCTTTTTTCAAGGCCGGTGATGATCGGAATATTTTCCGTTTTACTTTTTATTTCGGCGCTTTTGTTTGTTCGCGATCCGCTTTTCCAACAATCGTCAAGTGGACAATGGTTGTTTTTGAGCATTCCGGTCGAATTTATTTTGTTTGGCCTTACACTGCTGTGTGTTGCTCTGTTTCACCATTATGTTTTACAAGTGGCGTTGACAGGGCTTGCCGTCATTTTGACTTACAAATTAAGCTTTACTTCATTTGATGCCGTCGCGCACATTCATCACGAATGGGCGATTGTCGTTAATTTGCTCGGTTTGCTGGTAGGGTTCGCCATTCTTGCCAAACATTTTGAAGAATCGCATATACCGGAAATCCTTCCGAAGCACCTTCCCAATGGCATGGCCGGACCGCTGGTATTGCTATGCATCACATTTGTATTATCCTCTTTTCTGGATAATATCGCTGCGGCAATGATCGGCGGCACGATCGCACTAACGGTTTTTCGCGGTAAAGTGCACATCGGTTTTCTTGCCGCTATCGTCGCTGCAAGCAATGCCGGCGGCGCAGGAAGTGTTTTGGGCGACACGACCACGACGATGATGTGGATTGACGGCGTCAGCCCGTGGGATGTACTTCATGCATACTATGGCAGTATCGGTGCATTTGCCTTTTTTGCCATCGTTGCTTCAATACAACAGAACAAATTGCAAACCATCATCCGCGCTGAAGGTTCCGAAAACCATTCGATCGACTGGGGTAAAATCTTAGTCGTAGCTCTGATATTAGTCGGTGCAATTGCCACCAATATACTTCTTGATTTTCCTGCACTCGGCGTTTGGGTTGCAATTTTTATTGGCGCCTTTATCCGCAAAACCGCATGGCATGAAATACCCGTCGCGCTCAAAGGCAGCATCTTCCTGGTTTCTTTGGTGCTCAGCGCTTCCATGATGCCTGTTGATCAACTGCCGCCGGCCGCCTGGTTTACCACATTTATACTTGGATTCGTTTCCTCCGTATTCGACAACATCCCTTTGACCAAACTGGCCTTGGATCAAGGCGGATATGATTGGGGGGTTTTGGCTTATGCCGTCGGATATGGCGGATCCATGATTTGGTTTGGTTCTTCGGCGGGTGTGGCCATTTCAGGTATTTTCCCCAAAGCCAAATCCGTCGTGTTTTGGCTCAAAGACGGGTGGCATGTCGCTGTCGGTTATGTGATTGGCTTTTTTATTATGCTGGCTTTGTGGGGCTGGGAACCGCATGAAAACCACAAAACCGAAAAAAGCGAATCGCTTAAACAACCATCAACCGAACAAACGCATTAGATTCCTCTCCTCCTGATTCAGCGAATAGTCGGTGTTGCACTCAGCGCACCGGCTATTCAGCTTTTTGTAACACCCCCGTTACATGTAATTTAGCTTGAAAACGCCGCCTTACCTGTTTAATTTGCATGTGCATTTCCGGTTCTACACTTCACCGAGGAGTTTTATCCATGAAATCTCGTTTTGATTTTTTCATCATCGTTTTGTGCGTTTGCGGCGTAGTGACTTTGTCCGCTCAATCTGCTGCCGATTTAGTCCAACAGGCCAATGAAAAATTTTCATCCGCCGGTTCGGAGAAAGAATACAAAGAAGCCGCCGGAATTTATGAGAAAGCGGCCGCCGCCGATTCGACCCTGGCTATCGCATGGGCAGGTCTTGC
It includes:
- a CDS encoding citrate transporter: MFLSIPVEFILFGLTLLCVALFHHYVLQVALTGLAVILTYKLSFTSFDAVAHIHHEWAIVVNLLGLLVGFAILAKHFEESHIPEILPKHLPNGMAGPLVLLCITFVLSSFLDNIAAAMIGGTIALTVFRGKVHIGFLAAIVAASNAGGAGSVLGDTTTTMMWIDGVSPWDVLHAYYGSIGAFAFFAIVASIQQNKLQTIIRAEGSENHSIDWGKILVVALILVGAIATNILLDFPALGVWVAIFIGAFIRKTAWHEIPVALKGSIFLVSLVLSASMMPVDQLPPAAWFTTFILGFVSSVFDNIPLTKLALDQGGYDWGVLAYAVGYGGSMIWFGSSAGVAISGIFPKAKSVVFWLKDGWHVAVGYVIGFFIMLALWGWEPHENHKTEKSESLKQPSTEQTH
- a CDS encoding c-type cytochrome; this encodes MKRRWFISVMTVLIFGSWYGFVSCQTNRPKNIKVLDELKDATIEEIKESMRLYTLSMGVECDYCHNKDDYASDEKKEKNISRDMMRMVRALNESTFKNAKESVTCYTCHRGAVKLKNIPPGL